The Primulina eburnea isolate SZY01 chromosome 6, ASM2296580v1, whole genome shotgun sequence genome contains a region encoding:
- the LOC140834061 gene encoding histone H2A.2 → MEATAKVKKGAGGRKGGGPKKKSVTRSVRAGLQFPVGRIGRYLKKGRYAQRVGTGAPVYLAAVLEYLAAEVLELAGNAARDNKKNRIIPRHVLLAVRNDEELGKLLQGVTIAHGGVLPNINPVLLPKKSGGETAAKAPKSPSKATKSPKKAAA, encoded by the exons ATGGAGGCCACGGCAAAAGTGAAGAAGGGTGCTGGTGGGAGGAAGGGCGGAGGCCCGAAGAAGAAATCGGTGACCAGGTCTGTGAGGGCTGGCCTGCAGTTTCCCGTGGGGAGAATAGGGCGTTACTTGAAGAAAGGGCGGTATGCGCAGAGGGTTGGAACTGGGGCTCCAGTCTACTTGGCAGCCGTTCTTGAGTACTTAGCAGCTGAG GTGTTGGAATTAGCTGGGAATGCGGCTCGAGACAATAAGAAGAACAGGATCATCCCTAGGCACGTCCTTTTGGCCGTGAGGAACGACGAAGAGCTTGGAAAGTTGCTTCAGGGAGTCACCATTGCCCATGGTGGGGTGCTTCCAAACATCAACCCAGTGCTATTGCCTAAGAAGAGTGGTGGAGAGACTGCTGCCAAGGCGCCTAAATCTCCTTCCAAGGCTACCAAGTCTCCCAAGAAGGCTGCTGCTTAG